The following coding sequences are from one Candidatus Methylomirabilota bacterium window:
- a CDS encoding SUMF1/EgtB/PvdO family nonheme iron enzyme: protein MTAWTRRTLALAMALGLLLVGSTDRAARADGIMLIQAGAFWMGSDTDAPDERPQHRVYVRDFWLERHKVTNRELARFLNARGLRSSEGLDYFDHDDPDARIHRRDGRFVADPGFEDHPAVEVTWYGARDYCLWRGRRLPTEAEWEKAARGEDRRRYPWGDAPPAPDLAVYGRDYHATDRGDRRPGGEGPSGVQDLLGNLREWTASEYRPYPYRPDDGREASSLRATRVVRGASHDDPAEALRVTIRRFYSYDGDHRGLARGHHHTGFRCATSEDLGGR from the coding sequence GTGACCGCGTGGACGCGCCGGACTCTCGCGCTGGCGATGGCGCTCGGTCTCCTCCTCGTGGGATCGACCGACCGCGCCGCGCGCGCCGACGGGATCATGCTCATCCAGGCCGGCGCGTTCTGGATGGGCAGCGACACCGACGCGCCGGACGAGAGGCCGCAGCATCGCGTGTACGTCCGCGACTTCTGGCTCGAGCGGCACAAGGTCACCAACCGCGAGCTCGCGAGGTTCCTGAATGCCCGCGGTCTCCGCAGCTCGGAGGGCCTGGACTACTTCGACCACGACGACCCCGACGCCCGCATCCACCGGCGCGACGGGCGCTTCGTCGCCGACCCCGGCTTCGAGGATCACCCGGCGGTGGAGGTGACCTGGTACGGCGCGCGCGACTATTGCCTCTGGCGGGGCCGGCGCCTGCCCACCGAGGCCGAGTGGGAGAAGGCCGCGCGCGGCGAGGACCGGCGGCGCTACCCCTGGGGCGACGCGCCGCCCGCCCCCGATCTCGCGGTGTACGGCCGGGACTACCACGCCACCGACCGCGGCGACCGCCGGCCGGGCGGCGAGGGGCCGAGCGGCGTCCAGGACCTGCTCGGCAACCTCCGCGAATGGACGGCCTCCGAGTACCGGCCGTACCCGTACCGGCCCGACGACGGCCGAGAGGCGTCGTCCCTCCGCGCGACGCGGGTGGTCCGGGGGGCCAGCCACGACGATCCGGCCGAGGCGCTGCGCGTGACGATCCGCCGTTTCTACTCGTATGATGGGGACCACCGCGGCCTGGCCCGAGGTCATCACCACACGGGCTTTCGCTGCGCCACCTCGGAGGACCTGGGAGGACGATGA
- the rhaD gene encoding bifunctional rhamnulose-1-phosphate aldolase/short-chain dehydrogenase: protein MNSRWSDADAQDKNDLDLLVYASRLIGAETTLVVWGGGNTSVKRDEHDHRGRPTRVLRVKGSGSDLKSIQKKDFPGVRLDDVTALLERADMGDQEMVDYLAHALQEPSSPRPSIETLLHGFLPATAVIHTHADAVVSLTNNDRSRDVLREVYGDEVIALPYRRPGFLISREVAEVFAAHPRARAILLEKHGTICWGASVKEAYLATIELISRAEEAIAHRARGRTRFGGASLTGPPVETRRRVALTVAPHLRGLVGRSRRQVLFFDDSPEVLEFAASREADALCRIGPATPDHTIFTKRLPCFAPVDDPADPDSVRTGVTAAVERFVADYTRYFESHNDQGATLADPFPRVIVVGGLGLFAAGKDRRTAGIVDDIYHHTISVLGAATSFGHYVSLSAREAFDVEYWPLELYKLSLAPPEKELARRIALVTGGASGIGRAVAQRLAAEGGHVVVADLDAAGARKVAEEIVSANGAGRALGLGMDVTGEASVRAAFEEAVLAYGGVDIVVSNAGTAHSAPVDRMELADWERSFAVNATGHFLVAREGMRILKTQGLGGAFVFVATKNVMSPGKDFSAYSASKAAEAQLAKVLSLEGGPHGIRSNIVNPDAVFRDSKLWSDDVRRERARAQGITVDELEDFYRKRNILARPILPEDVAEAVLFLASDRSAKTTGCTITVDGGVKDAFPR from the coding sequence ATGAACTCCCGATGGAGCGACGCCGACGCGCAGGACAAGAACGATCTCGATCTCCTCGTCTACGCCTCGCGCCTGATCGGCGCCGAGACCACGCTGGTGGTCTGGGGCGGGGGCAACACGTCGGTGAAGCGCGATGAGCACGATCACCGCGGCCGGCCGACACGCGTGCTGCGGGTGAAGGGCAGCGGCTCCGATCTCAAGAGCATCCAGAAGAAGGACTTCCCGGGCGTGCGGTTGGACGATGTGACCGCGCTGCTCGAGCGCGCGGACATGGGCGATCAGGAGATGGTGGACTATCTCGCCCACGCCCTGCAGGAGCCGTCGAGCCCGCGCCCGTCGATCGAGACGCTGCTCCACGGGTTCCTGCCCGCCACCGCGGTCATCCATACCCACGCGGACGCGGTGGTCTCGCTCACCAACAACGACCGCAGCCGCGACGTGCTTCGCGAGGTGTACGGCGACGAGGTCATCGCGCTGCCGTACCGGCGCCCCGGCTTCCTGATCTCGCGCGAGGTCGCCGAGGTGTTCGCCGCCCATCCGCGCGCGCGGGCCATCCTGCTGGAGAAGCACGGCACGATCTGCTGGGGCGCCTCGGTGAAGGAAGCGTACCTGGCCACCATCGAGCTGATCAGCCGCGCCGAGGAGGCGATCGCCCATCGCGCCCGCGGCCGCACGCGCTTCGGCGGAGCCTCATTGACCGGTCCGCCCGTCGAGACACGACGGCGCGTGGCGTTGACCGTCGCGCCGCACCTGCGCGGCCTCGTCGGGCGGAGCCGGCGTCAGGTGCTGTTCTTCGACGACTCGCCCGAGGTGCTGGAGTTCGCGGCCTCGCGCGAGGCCGACGCGCTCTGCCGCATCGGGCCGGCCACGCCGGATCATACGATCTTCACCAAGCGGCTGCCGTGCTTCGCGCCGGTGGACGATCCCGCCGATCCGGACTCGGTGCGGACGGGCGTGACCGCGGCGGTCGAGCGCTTCGTGGCCGACTACACCCGGTACTTCGAGTCGCACAACGACCAGGGCGCGACCCTGGCGGATCCGTTTCCGCGCGTGATCGTGGTGGGCGGTCTCGGGCTCTTCGCGGCCGGCAAGGACCGCCGCACCGCGGGGATCGTGGACGACATCTACCACCACACCATCTCGGTCCTGGGGGCGGCCACCTCGTTCGGCCACTACGTGTCGCTCTCCGCGCGCGAGGCCTTCGACGTCGAGTACTGGCCGCTCGAGCTGTACAAGCTCTCGCTGGCACCGCCCGAGAAGGAGCTGGCGCGGCGCATCGCCCTGGTCACCGGCGGAGCCAGCGGCATCGGCCGCGCGGTGGCCCAGCGGCTGGCCGCCGAGGGCGGGCACGTGGTGGTGGCCGATCTCGACGCGGCGGGCGCGCGCAAGGTGGCCGAGGAGATCGTGAGCGCCAACGGTGCCGGCCGCGCCCTCGGTCTCGGCATGGACGTGACGGGCGAGGCGTCGGTGCGCGCCGCCTTCGAGGAGGCGGTGCTGGCCTACGGTGGCGTGGATATCGTGGTCTCCAACGCGGGGACCGCGCATTCCGCGCCGGTCGACCGCATGGAGCTGGCCGACTGGGAGCGTTCGTTCGCGGTGAACGCCACCGGCCACTTCCTGGTCGCGCGGGAGGGCATGCGCATTCTGAAAACGCAGGGCCTCGGGGGCGCGTTCGTGTTCGTGGCCACCAAGAACGTGATGTCGCCGGGCAAGGATTTCTCCGCGTACTCGGCGTCGAAGGCGGCCGAGGCGCAGCTGGCCAAGGTGCTCTCCCTGGAGGGCGGGCCACACGGCATCCGCTCGAACATCGTCAACCCCGACGCGGTCTTTCGCGACTCCAAGCTGTGGTCGGACGACGTGCGGCGGGAGCGGGCGCGCGCGCAGGGCATCACCGTCGACGAGCTCGAGGACTTCTATCGCAAGCGCAATATCCTCGCCCGGCCGATCCTGCCCGAGGACGTCGCGGAGGCGGTGCTGTTCCTGGCCTCCGATCGCTCGGCCAAGACCACCGGCTGCACGATCACGGTGGACGGCGGCGTGAAGGACGCCTTCCCGCGATAG
- a CDS encoding LLM class flavin-dependent oxidoreductase yields the protein MGSAGPLGFGAFLSMHPPEEQFALAQRCEALGLDSLWTGDHVSFHNPLYESLTLLAAYAGITTRIRLGSGVYLLALRQPTVVAKITSTLDTLCGGRLIFGVGVGGENPKEFEACGVPHNERGARVSEGIDVVRTLWRDTPASFRGRFTRFENVSIDPKPLQKPGPPIWIGGRSDAALARAGRQGDGWISYVVQPERYAQSLGKIRRAAEAAGRGLDGFVTAHLTFVTVGRDYETAERSWVRTLSSRYAQDFGPLARKYGVIGTPDQCAEQIGRFAQAGCHYFVMNPIGDPADERAQLEMIAGEVIPRVQKGA from the coding sequence ATGGGCTCGGCCGGTCCGCTCGGGTTCGGCGCGTTCCTGTCGATGCACCCGCCCGAGGAGCAGTTCGCCCTGGCCCAGCGCTGCGAGGCCCTCGGCCTGGACTCGCTCTGGACGGGCGATCACGTGTCCTTCCACAACCCGCTCTACGAATCGCTCACGCTGCTCGCCGCCTACGCCGGCATCACCACGCGCATCCGGCTGGGGAGCGGCGTCTACCTGCTCGCGCTTCGCCAGCCGACCGTAGTGGCCAAGATCACCTCCACGCTCGACACGCTGTGCGGTGGTCGGCTGATCTTCGGGGTCGGGGTCGGCGGCGAGAACCCGAAGGAGTTCGAGGCGTGCGGTGTCCCGCACAACGAGCGGGGGGCGCGGGTCAGCGAGGGCATCGACGTGGTGCGGACGCTGTGGCGCGACACTCCCGCCTCGTTCCGCGGACGCTTCACCCGGTTCGAGAACGTCAGCATCGACCCGAAGCCTCTGCAGAAGCCGGGCCCGCCCATCTGGATCGGCGGGCGGTCCGACGCGGCCCTGGCCCGCGCGGGGCGCCAGGGGGACGGCTGGATCTCGTACGTGGTCCAGCCGGAGCGCTACGCCCAGAGCCTGGGGAAGATCCGTCGGGCCGCCGAGGCGGCGGGCCGTGGGCTCGATGGCTTCGTCACCGCCCATCTCACCTTCGTGACCGTCGGGCGCGACTACGAGACGGCGGAGCGCAGCTGGGTACGCACGCTCTCGAGCCGCTACGCGCAGGACTTCGGGCCGCTGGCCCGCAAGTACGGAGTGATCGGCACGCCCGATCAGTGTGCCGAGCAGATCGGCCGCTTCGCGCAGGCCGGTTGCCACTACTTCGTGATGAACCCCATCGGGGATCCCGCCGACGAGCGCGCCCAGCTGGAGATGATCGCGGGCGAGGTCATCCCGCGCGTCCAGAAGGGCGCATGA
- a CDS encoding FAD-binding oxidoreductase: MKPRECRSEVTAVRALTPEIIEVDLEIIEPADFTFEAGQWISVPFGPKIVRAWSMVSSPTRKGALTLAIDVAPGGIGSQWVRALEPGAAVSFKGPTGGFVFNRADPRRVVFVAEEIGIVPIRSMLTHLYETGHGRPTALIYWARNPGWLVYDADFRSLARRYPAFSYLPVLREPPATWRGEKGEPAEAVERLVFGVDHLVVYACGGGETINRVRDVLVKKGMDRKSVKWEKFW, encoded by the coding sequence ATGAAGCCGCGCGAATGCCGGTCCGAGGTCACCGCGGTGCGCGCGCTCACGCCCGAGATCATCGAGGTGGACCTCGAGATCATCGAGCCCGCCGACTTCACGTTCGAGGCCGGGCAGTGGATCTCGGTGCCCTTCGGGCCCAAGATCGTTCGCGCCTGGAGCATGGTGTCGTCGCCCACCCGCAAGGGCGCCCTGACGCTCGCGATCGACGTGGCCCCCGGCGGCATCGGCTCGCAGTGGGTGCGGGCGCTCGAGCCCGGCGCGGCGGTCTCGTTCAAGGGGCCGACCGGCGGCTTCGTGTTCAATCGCGCCGATCCCCGGCGCGTCGTGTTCGTGGCCGAGGAGATCGGCATCGTGCCGATCCGCTCCATGCTCACGCACCTGTACGAGACCGGCCACGGCCGCCCCACCGCGCTCATCTACTGGGCCCGAAACCCGGGCTGGCTCGTCTACGACGCCGACTTCCGGTCGCTCGCGCGACGCTACCCGGCGTTCTCCTATCTGCCGGTGCTGCGCGAGCCGCCCGCCACCTGGCGGGGCGAGAAGGGCGAGCCGGCCGAGGCGGTCGAGCGGCTCGTGTTCGGCGTGGATCACCTGGTCGTCTACGCCTGCGGCGGCGGCGAGACCATCAACCGCGTGCGCGACGTGCTCGTGAAGAAGGGGATGGACCGGAAGAGCGTGAAGTGGGAGAAGTTCTGGTGA
- a CDS encoding VOC family protein: MKAQVYHLLINVRDPKVSLPFYRDLLGYLEYRPVYQTDTVAGFSAGSGADIWVMGADPAHVGHGFHRKRAGLNHLALRVPQREDVDRFRDEFMAPHRLPSLYQTPREFPEYRPGYYAVFFEDPDRLKLEVVHIPAAAHG, translated from the coding sequence GTGAAGGCGCAGGTCTACCACCTGCTGATCAACGTGCGCGATCCGAAGGTCTCGCTGCCGTTCTACCGCGATCTGCTCGGGTACCTCGAATACCGCCCGGTCTACCAGACCGACACGGTGGCCGGCTTCTCGGCCGGGAGCGGCGCCGACATCTGGGTGATGGGAGCCGATCCCGCGCACGTCGGCCACGGGTTCCACCGGAAGCGCGCCGGACTCAACCATCTGGCCCTCCGCGTCCCGCAGCGAGAGGACGTGGACCGGTTCCGCGACGAGTTCATGGCGCCGCACCGGCTGCCCTCGCTCTATCAGACCCCGCGCGAGTTTCCGGAGTATCGCCCCGGCTACTACGCGGTGTTCTTCGAGGATCCGGATCGGCTGAAGCTGGAGGTCGTGCACATCCCGGCCGCCGCGCATGGCTGA
- a CDS encoding thiamine pyrophosphate-binding protein: MAELNGGHLVARTLRQAGVGHVFTLCGGHILPIYDGCLTEGVQIVDMRHEQACTHAADAYARLTRNIGVALVTAGPGVTDAVTGIANAQSARSPVLLIGGAAPLGLRGLGSLQEVEQVDLLRPITKGSWTVSETRQIPEVLTTAIRHALTGRPGPVFVEIPVDLLMTVVEDRLAPIPTAYAHRRPSAPDPESVQQLASLLGRAERPVVMAGGGVYWDDAAKELQALAEEAGVPVFMNGAGRGCLPHDHPLAFAQARGFALGQADVVLVLGTPLDFRLGYGRPPSFAETAQVAMVDCDPAELGRNRPLAVGLTSHIGLTVRALADALPRDLATRLEPWRQAVRTKEADAQARLMVERQSDDVPISHYRLAHEIAAMVDARTAVVGDGGDVVGCAAKIVSLSRPGQWLDPGPFGCLGVGPSFAIAAKLLRPEQRVLLIAGDGAFGLNGMEIETAVRFGLPMTVVIGNDGGWGQIRNPQLSFFGAERAVATSLPFTRYDRMVEALGGKGIHVTEPRQLRPALERALDSDEVYVIDVVLDPAAYRRTGQVSMAI; the protein is encoded by the coding sequence ATGGCTGAGCTCAACGGCGGGCACCTGGTCGCGCGTACCCTGCGCCAGGCCGGCGTCGGTCACGTCTTCACGCTCTGCGGCGGCCACATCCTGCCGATCTACGACGGCTGCCTCACCGAGGGCGTGCAGATCGTGGACATGCGGCACGAGCAGGCCTGCACCCACGCCGCGGACGCCTACGCCCGGCTCACTCGCAATATCGGGGTGGCGCTGGTGACCGCGGGCCCCGGCGTCACCGACGCGGTCACCGGCATCGCCAACGCGCAGTCGGCGCGGAGCCCGGTCCTGCTCATCGGTGGCGCCGCGCCACTCGGGCTGCGCGGGCTGGGCTCGTTGCAGGAAGTCGAGCAGGTGGACCTGCTGCGGCCGATCACCAAGGGGTCGTGGACGGTATCCGAGACGCGCCAGATCCCGGAGGTGCTCACCACCGCCATCCGCCACGCGCTCACCGGTCGACCGGGCCCCGTGTTCGTCGAGATCCCCGTCGACCTCCTCATGACCGTGGTCGAGGACCGCCTCGCTCCGATCCCGACCGCCTACGCCCATCGTCGGCCGAGCGCGCCCGACCCCGAGTCGGTGCAGCAGCTGGCGAGCCTGCTCGGCCGCGCGGAGCGGCCGGTGGTGATGGCCGGCGGCGGCGTCTACTGGGACGACGCGGCCAAGGAGCTGCAGGCGCTGGCCGAGGAGGCCGGGGTGCCCGTGTTCATGAACGGCGCGGGCCGGGGCTGCCTGCCGCACGATCACCCGCTCGCCTTCGCGCAGGCGCGCGGCTTCGCGCTGGGCCAGGCCGACGTCGTGCTGGTACTCGGCACTCCGCTCGACTTCCGGCTCGGCTACGGGCGGCCCCCGTCCTTCGCGGAGACGGCGCAGGTGGCGATGGTGGATTGCGATCCCGCGGAGCTGGGCCGCAACCGGCCGCTCGCCGTGGGGCTCACGAGCCACATCGGGCTCACGGTGCGCGCGCTCGCCGACGCCCTGCCGCGCGACCTCGCCACCCGGCTCGAGCCGTGGCGGCAGGCGGTGCGGACGAAGGAGGCCGACGCGCAGGCGCGGCTGATGGTCGAGCGGCAGTCCGACGACGTGCCGATCAGCCACTACCGCCTGGCTCACGAGATCGCGGCGATGGTGGACGCGCGCACCGCCGTCGTCGGGGACGGCGGTGACGTGGTCGGCTGCGCCGCCAAGATCGTGTCGCTCTCTCGACCCGGCCAATGGCTCGATCCCGGCCCCTTCGGCTGCCTGGGGGTCGGCCCGTCCTTCGCGATCGCGGCGAAGCTGCTGCGTCCGGAGCAGCGCGTGCTGCTGATCGCGGGCGACGGCGCCTTCGGGCTCAACGGTATGGAGATCGAGACCGCGGTGCGGTTCGGCCTGCCGATGACAGTGGTGATCGGCAACGATGGCGGGTGGGGGCAGATCCGCAACCCGCAGCTGTCGTTCTTCGGCGCCGAGCGCGCGGTGGCGACCTCGCTGCCCTTCACGCGCTACGATCGGATGGTCGAGGCGCTCGGCGGCAAGGGCATTCACGTGACCGAGCCGCGCCAGCTG